A single genomic interval of Fructobacillus americanaquae harbors:
- a CDS encoding S1C family serine protease yields MQKNLTNLILAGALAGVIGGGAVLAGQEIYQNYQVTHSPVRTKATATKTMTSKDTATNAYNKVANSVVSVLNFKKSGNTYNESTEGSGFVYKKAEGSAFIVTNNHVIDGADKLQVITNDNNTVTAELVGKDALTDLAVLKITDSSTISTAAFGDSDQISVGQQVLAIGSPLGSQYASSVTEGIISATKRLVQADDDSGQNYGGSTVIQTDAAINPGNSGGPLINLAGQVVGINSMKLSSSSNGTAVEGIGFAIPSDQVVDIVNKLVKDGKVTRPALGIQMINLSQVPVNEQQSTLKIPNTVNGGVVLYKVNSGSPADKAGLKKYDVIVGIDGKTVANQADLREQLYTHKVGDKTTLTYYRGTEKKTVTLKLNQTLQS; encoded by the coding sequence ATGCAAAAGAACCTAACGAATTTGATTTTGGCTGGAGCCCTAGCCGGTGTAATTGGTGGTGGGGCTGTTTTAGCTGGACAAGAAATTTATCAAAATTATCAAGTAACGCACAGTCCTGTTCGGACCAAAGCGACAGCAACAAAAACGATGACGTCCAAGGATACGGCGACCAATGCTTATAACAAGGTGGCCAATTCTGTTGTCTCGGTGCTTAATTTTAAAAAGAGTGGTAACACTTATAATGAATCAACGGAAGGGTCTGGTTTTGTCTATAAAAAGGCTGAGGGCTCAGCCTTTATCGTCACCAACAATCACGTGATTGACGGTGCCGATAAGTTGCAGGTCATTACCAATGATAATAATACAGTTACGGCCGAGCTGGTTGGGAAGGACGCTTTAACTGATTTGGCCGTATTGAAAATCACTGATTCTTCAACGATTTCAACTGCCGCCTTTGGGGACTCAGATCAAATTTCTGTTGGTCAACAGGTATTGGCAATTGGATCACCACTGGGGTCACAGTACGCTTCCTCAGTAACAGAAGGGATTATATCGGCCACGAAGCGTTTGGTTCAGGCTGATGATGATTCCGGCCAAAACTATGGTGGCTCCACGGTTATTCAAACCGATGCCGCTATTAATCCCGGTAATTCAGGTGGCCCGTTAATTAACTTAGCGGGACAGGTAGTTGGAATCAATTCAATGAAGTTGTCATCATCATCAAACGGTACGGCGGTTGAAGGGATTGGCTTTGCCATCCCTTCGGATCAGGTTGTCGACATCGTTAATAAGTTGGTGAAAGATGGTAAGGTGACGAGGCCAGCCCTGGGAATTCAGATGATTAATCTGTCACAGGTTCCCGTTAATGAGCAGCAGTCAACGCTCAAAATTCCAAATACCGTTAATGGTGGTGTGGTTCTTTACAAGGTCAACAGCGGTTCGCCAGCAGATAAGGCGGGCTTGAAGAAGTATGACGTCATTGTTGGTATTGATGGTAAGACAGTTGCTAACCAGGCTGATTTGCGTGAGCAGCTTTACACGCATAAGGTCGGCGACAAGACAACGTTGACTTACTATCGTGGTACTGAAAAGAAGACGGTTACCCTTAAGTTAAATCAGACTTTGCAGTCATAA
- a CDS encoding ATP-binding protein, translated as MKVIVKLLQSIRFRITFVFVLFLIVILESFGVFFVHQIEQHDLIASEAELTMPTYVTKKIVEGLDAGSGKESREKMDTAVKDFDSNLVENVLVYDKSGKVVSSQSTKKSLLPKTIDSNSEIALDGGNSYLKIRTQDRDQGSGQQAVVTRQLYANGTNAPSKSGEKPVGVVVVYASLAKVYANARQILLLFLLAGLLTLVASVYLAFILSRTLTRPIEIINKQTARIAAGDYSMVNTISGSDEISQLAHSVNTLSNRIAESTEIISNERNRLHSVLHHMADGVLLTNAKGQLTIINQAATKLLGVSEQAALGQQVFDLLDLPEYQSIRDLIKQQRSMTVDVGQRIIEVRVSLIKNPSGLINAMVLILHDITEQKKIDQDRRDFVSNVSHELRTPLTTVASYVESLQEGAKEDSKILGEFLTVIQNETDRMSRMVSDLLELSRMDQGTMEVKTELVQLNTMLNFILDRFEMILLSPSKDLNSDRKIKIVRHIPKDQEFWVDIDYDKMTQVIDNLMNNAIKYSPDGGSITVSLEKSGDKALISIKDQGLGIPVADQEKVFNRFFRVDKSRSRAQGGTGLGLAISKEVIEKFNGRIWVESKENEGSTFKMTLNYVQDDLLSTEKQWDED; from the coding sequence ATGAAAGTCATTGTTAAACTCTTACAATCGATTCGATTCCGGATAACCTTTGTCTTTGTCCTTTTTTTAATTGTCATTTTAGAATCATTCGGCGTTTTTTTCGTTCATCAAATTGAGCAGCATGACCTCATTGCCAGTGAGGCAGAGCTGACAATGCCAACCTATGTTACGAAAAAAATTGTCGAGGGTTTGGATGCGGGTTCTGGTAAGGAGAGCCGGGAAAAAATGGATACAGCCGTGAAGGATTTCGATTCCAACCTTGTCGAAAACGTCTTGGTTTATGATAAGTCCGGCAAAGTTGTTTCCAGTCAGTCGACAAAGAAGTCGCTATTACCAAAAACTATTGATTCTAATAGCGAGATTGCTCTGGATGGCGGTAATTCTTACCTTAAGATCCGGACACAAGACCGCGATCAAGGAAGCGGCCAACAGGCGGTGGTGACCCGGCAGCTTTATGCGAATGGGACGAATGCTCCTAGCAAATCGGGAGAAAAACCTGTTGGTGTGGTGGTGGTTTATGCTAGCCTCGCTAAGGTTTACGCCAATGCTCGTCAAATTTTGCTTTTGTTCTTGTTGGCTGGTCTGCTAACGCTGGTGGCTTCGGTTTATTTGGCCTTTATTCTGTCTCGGACGTTGACGCGGCCAATTGAAATCATCAATAAACAAACAGCGCGGATTGCGGCTGGTGATTATTCGATGGTCAACACAATTTCTGGTTCGGATGAAATTTCGCAGTTGGCCCACTCGGTCAATACGTTGTCAAACCGGATTGCAGAATCAACTGAAATCATTAGTAATGAACGTAACCGCCTCCATTCCGTCCTCCATCATATGGCTGATGGGGTTTTGCTGACGAATGCTAAAGGACAGCTAACGATTATTAACCAGGCAGCAACCAAGTTGCTTGGTGTCAGCGAACAAGCGGCACTGGGACAGCAGGTCTTTGACCTATTGGACCTCCCTGAATACCAAAGTATTCGGGATTTGATTAAACAGCAACGGTCCATGACGGTTGATGTCGGTCAGCGAATTATTGAAGTTCGGGTGTCTTTGATTAAGAATCCCTCTGGTTTGATTAATGCCATGGTTCTGATTTTGCACGATATCACGGAACAGAAAAAAATTGATCAGGATCGGCGTGACTTTGTTTCCAACGTCTCTCACGAACTGCGAACACCATTGACCACAGTAGCGTCCTACGTCGAGTCTTTGCAAGAAGGCGCTAAGGAAGATTCTAAAATTCTTGGTGAATTTTTGACGGTGATTCAAAACGAAACGGACCGGATGTCGCGAATGGTATCCGATTTGCTTGAGTTGTCGCGAATGGACCAGGGAACGATGGAAGTTAAGACGGAATTGGTTCAACTGAATACCATGTTGAATTTTATTTTGGATCGGTTTGAAATGATTTTGTTGTCACCGTCAAAGGATTTAAATTCGGATCGAAAGATTAAGATTGTTCGTCACATCCCAAAAGATCAGGAATTCTGGGTTGATATTGATTATGATAAGATGACCCAAGTCATCGATAATTTGATGAATAATGCTATTAAGTACTCACCTGATGGTGGCAGTATTACAGTGTCCCTTGAAAAATCAGGCGATAAAGCTTTGATTAGCATCAAAGACCAAGGACTGGGTATTCCAGTAGCTGACCAGGAGAAGGTCTTTAACCGTTTCTTCCGGGTGGATAAGTCGCGGTCGCGGGCCCAAGGCGGTACTGGACTGGGATTGGCAATCTCTAAAGAAGTGATTGAAAAGTTTAATGGTCGCATCTGGGTCGAATCAAAAGAAAATGAAGGCTCTACCTTTAAGATGACCCTTAATTATGTGCAGGACGATTTGTTATCGACTGAAAAGCAGTGGGATGAAGATTAA
- a CDS encoding Cof-type HAD-IIB family hydrolase → MQTIKLVSIDIDGTLYNDNREITPAVKSAIQKATAQGVHVVITTGRPETGVKKILNELDLLGEDHYVITHNGGLVQTTDGQKTLHRAALPWTTFLKAQQFAEDHNTYIQVESDSDAYTVMTNVNVFASQENFVVSLPLTIKDEVSELEETSFVKAIAIGDEGFMDQIQAKVPAELKQEANVVRSTPNNLEFMNTAASKGQALLALAKELGIDQSETMAIGDQENDHTMIEAAGIGVAMGNAVPSIKAIANQETTDNNHDGVAKAIERFILAK, encoded by the coding sequence ATGCAAACAATTAAACTTGTTTCAATTGATATTGACGGCACGCTTTATAATGATAATCGTGAGATTACACCGGCGGTAAAAAGTGCTATCCAAAAAGCGACGGCACAGGGGGTTCATGTGGTCATTACCACTGGGCGACCAGAAACAGGCGTTAAAAAGATTTTGAATGAATTAGATCTCTTGGGTGAAGATCATTATGTGATTACGCACAATGGTGGCTTGGTCCAAACAACAGACGGACAAAAGACCCTTCATCGAGCTGCTTTGCCATGGACTACTTTTTTGAAGGCGCAACAATTTGCAGAAGATCATAACACCTATATTCAGGTTGAATCAGACTCAGACGCCTATACGGTGATGACGAATGTAAATGTCTTTGCAAGCCAGGAAAACTTCGTGGTCAGCCTGCCACTAACTATCAAAGATGAAGTTTCAGAGCTGGAGGAAACTTCTTTTGTCAAGGCAATTGCTATTGGCGACGAAGGCTTTATGGATCAGATTCAAGCAAAGGTCCCGGCAGAGTTGAAGCAAGAGGCCAATGTTGTTCGTTCAACCCCGAATAATTTGGAATTTATGAATACGGCGGCTTCTAAGGGCCAGGCATTGTTAGCATTGGCAAAGGAGTTGGGCATCGATCAATCAGAAACAATGGCAATTGGTGACCAGGAAAACGATCACACAATGATTGAAGCTGCGGGTATTGGCGTTGCCATGGGAAATGCGGTACCTTCAATTAAGGCGATTGCCAACCAGGAGACAACGGATAACAACCATGATGGTGTTGCCAAGGCTATCGAACGCTTTATTTTAGCCAAATAA
- a CDS encoding ribose-phosphate diphosphokinase, producing the protein MTKSNLKLFSLSSNHPLAEKIAAEVGVPLSDISVKRFADGEVQINIEESVRGADVFVIQSTSQPVNDNLMELLIMIDALKRASADQINVVLPYYGYARQDRKARSREPITAKLVANMIERAGATRVMALDLHAAQIQGFFDLPMDHLQGAPLLADYLIETGIADKENAVVVSPDHGGMTRARNLNNMLGLEAPVAVIDKRRPKPNVAEVGSIVGDVAGKTAIMVDDMIDTAGTITQGAQLVLEHGAKEVYVAASHAVFSGPALERLQNSVFTKVIVTDSINLPDSKKFDKLEIVSVGELIGEAIRRVSLNEAISPMFKHRFRRRSSQED; encoded by the coding sequence ATGACTAAGTCAAACCTAAAACTCTTTTCTCTCTCATCGAACCACCCCTTAGCAGAAAAAATCGCTGCTGAAGTCGGTGTGCCATTAAGTGACATTTCGGTGAAGCGCTTTGCTGATGGTGAGGTGCAAATTAACATTGAAGAATCTGTCCGTGGCGCAGATGTCTTTGTGATTCAATCAACATCCCAACCGGTTAACGATAACCTGATGGAATTGTTGATTATGATTGATGCCTTGAAGCGGGCATCAGCTGATCAAATCAACGTAGTTTTGCCTTATTACGGTTATGCTCGTCAGGACCGCAAGGCGCGCTCACGTGAACCAATTACAGCTAAGTTGGTTGCGAATATGATTGAACGAGCAGGAGCTACTCGCGTGATGGCTTTAGACTTGCACGCTGCTCAAATTCAAGGGTTCTTTGATCTACCGATGGATCACTTGCAAGGTGCTCCGCTTTTGGCCGATTACTTGATTGAAACCGGTATTGCCGACAAAGAAAACGCTGTTGTTGTTTCACCCGATCACGGTGGGATGACCCGTGCCCGTAATTTGAACAACATGCTTGGTTTAGAGGCACCTGTGGCAGTGATTGACAAGCGTCGTCCGAAGCCAAACGTAGCAGAGGTTGGCTCAATCGTTGGTGATGTTGCTGGTAAAACAGCCATCATGGTCGATGACATGATCGATACAGCCGGAACGATTACGCAGGGTGCTCAGCTTGTTTTGGAACATGGTGCTAAGGAAGTTTACGTGGCCGCATCACATGCCGTCTTCTCAGGACCAGCTTTGGAACGTTTGCAAAATTCTGTTTTCACTAAAGTTATTGTGACTGATTCGATTAACTTGCCAGATTCAAAGAAGTTTGACAAGCTGGAAATTGTTTCTGTTGGGGAATTGATTGGTGAAGCGATTCGTCGTGTTTCGTTGAACGAAGCAATTAGCCCGATGTTTAAACACCGCTTCCGCCGTCGTAGTTCTCAAGAAGACTAA
- a CDS encoding nucleoside hydrolase, translated as MSRKKMILDLDTGIDDALALAYAIGHDDIDLIGIIATYGNALTNVTAKNSLDLLDLLGAHDVPVFIGESHSSTTTDFTVMPISQAIHGRNGIGDVEVEASTRTVDSQNGIDFLIEAAHQYKDELIYLPTGPLTNLAKALEKDPSLAKLIGQTTLMGGALTVPGNVTPFTEANIHQDPEAADFVFKNQENLTMVGLDVTLRTLLTKKHTQEWRNLGTTAGQNYADIMDYYIDAYYNLDIDKKGAALHDPLAVAVAVDPSYVSTLDLNMQVTYDQESGDYGRTIGDKTKLLEPTISKAAVLVDQDRFVSDFQQMMLKVLA; from the coding sequence ATGTCTCGCAAAAAAATGATTTTAGATCTCGACACTGGTATTGATGATGCCTTAGCCTTGGCTTATGCCATCGGCCATGATGACATCGACTTAATTGGGATTATTGCCACCTATGGCAATGCCCTGACCAATGTCACGGCCAAGAATTCACTTGACCTCTTAGACCTCTTAGGCGCCCATGACGTTCCCGTTTTCATTGGTGAGTCACATTCATCGACCACCACTGACTTCACTGTCATGCCAATCTCACAGGCCATTCACGGTCGAAATGGTATCGGCGATGTCGAAGTTGAGGCCTCAACACGTACTGTTGACAGCCAAAACGGTATCGATTTCTTAATTGAAGCCGCTCACCAATACAAGGACGAACTAATTTACCTTCCAACTGGTCCTTTGACGAACTTGGCCAAGGCCCTTGAGAAAGATCCAAGCCTTGCCAAGTTGATTGGCCAAACAACTTTGATGGGGGGGGCTTTAACGGTTCCTGGTAACGTGACGCCCTTTACGGAAGCTAACATTCACCAAGACCCCGAAGCCGCCGACTTTGTTTTTAAAAATCAGGAAAACCTCACCATGGTTGGCCTTGATGTCACTCTACGAACGCTTTTAACCAAGAAGCATACACAAGAGTGGCGTAATCTCGGCACAACTGCCGGTCAGAACTACGCTGACATCATGGACTACTACATTGATGCTTATTATAACTTAGATATCGATAAAAAAGGAGCCGCCCTCCATGATCCACTAGCCGTGGCGGTTGCTGTTGACCCAAGCTATGTAAGCACTTTGGACTTAAACATGCAGGTCACTTACGACCAAGAATCAGGTGACTACGGTCGAACAATTGGCGACAAGACCAAACTTTTGGAACCAACGATTTCAAAGGCTGCCGTTTTAGTTGACCAAGACCGTTTTGTCTCTGATTTTCAGCAGATGATGCTCAAGGTTCTCGCCTGA
- a CDS encoding NAD(P)/FAD-dependent oxidoreductase, with amino-acid sequence MEKTYDIIVVGGGPVGLFAAFYAGLRNTKVLLLEALTDLGGQVQTLYPDKKIWDVAGLPGVSGRELVKRLKNQLAKFPVDVQTEAKVTDIVRAGKNWHIAINGGQTSVTGRSVILATGKGAFEPRRLQIENEAELEGKGLSYFAPNLALYQNQEVAVLGGGDSAVDLAQQLDAIAKKTYLIHRRDQFRALEQAVLALEKTKVIKKTPKKVESAQQTADGRLELTLQHVKDQGQQEKLVVDNLLVQYGFLTKGQADTGWQVDLDWDSAGIVVTDQIKTKQPALFAIGDASSYLGHVDLMATGFGQAPAAVNAAIAAIDPDRSGPGHSSSMNL; translated from the coding sequence ATGGAAAAAACGTACGATATTATTGTTGTTGGTGGTGGTCCGGTGGGCCTTTTTGCTGCCTTCTATGCTGGCTTGCGCAATACCAAGGTGCTTTTATTAGAAGCCTTAACGGATCTTGGCGGTCAGGTGCAAACACTCTACCCCGATAAAAAAATTTGGGATGTCGCGGGACTGCCAGGGGTATCTGGCCGAGAATTGGTTAAACGCCTTAAAAACCAGTTGGCTAAGTTTCCGGTTGATGTTCAGACCGAGGCCAAGGTCACGGATATTGTTCGTGCCGGTAAAAACTGGCACATCGCAATTAATGGCGGGCAAACGAGTGTGACTGGTCGATCGGTGATTTTGGCAACTGGTAAGGGGGCTTTTGAGCCACGACGGTTGCAGATTGAAAATGAGGCTGAACTAGAGGGAAAGGGTTTGTCTTATTTTGCCCCGAATCTTGCGCTTTATCAAAATCAGGAAGTGGCGGTCCTCGGCGGTGGTGATTCAGCGGTTGATTTAGCCCAGCAATTAGACGCGATTGCTAAGAAGACTTACCTGATTCACCGACGAGACCAATTTCGGGCCCTGGAACAGGCTGTATTGGCTTTAGAGAAAACAAAGGTGATTAAGAAAACGCCTAAAAAAGTTGAAAGCGCACAACAAACGGCTGATGGTCGACTAGAATTGACGCTACAACATGTTAAAGATCAAGGTCAGCAAGAGAAGTTAGTGGTGGATAATCTCCTTGTTCAGTATGGCTTTTTAACAAAGGGACAGGCCGATACTGGTTGGCAAGTGGACCTTGATTGGGATTCAGCTGGCATCGTTGTGACTGACCAGATCAAAACAAAGCAACCAGCTCTTTTTGCAATTGGGGATGCTTCATCTTATCTGGGTCATGTTGATTTAATGGCCACTGGCTTTGGTCAAGCACCGGCGGCGGTGAATGCAGCGATTGCTGCCATTGACCCTGATCGAAGCGGACCTGGCCATTCATCTTCAATGAACTTGTAA
- the yycF gene encoding response regulator YycF, whose amino-acid sequence MYKILVVDDEKPISDIIKFNLVKEGYEVVTASDGAEALELYKSENPDLVLLDQMLPEVEGIEVLRQIRAKDKTPVIMVTAKDSEIDKVIGLEMGADDYITKPFSNRELVARVKANLRNRHTTSQSDDPAVNQEDIQLGNLIIHTKTYMVTKDGVDLELTHREFELLSYMAQHIGQVMNRENLLRQVWGYDYFGDVRAVDVTVRRLREKIEDVPSHPVWLGTRRGVGYYLSSGKNQNK is encoded by the coding sequence ATGTATAAAATTTTAGTGGTTGATGATGAAAAGCCAATTTCGGATATCATCAAGTTCAACCTGGTAAAAGAGGGTTACGAGGTCGTAACGGCCAGTGACGGGGCCGAGGCATTGGAATTGTACAAGTCAGAAAACCCTGATTTGGTATTGTTAGACCAAATGCTTCCTGAAGTCGAGGGAATTGAAGTTTTGCGTCAAATTCGGGCCAAAGACAAGACACCTGTCATTATGGTAACGGCTAAGGATTCTGAAATTGACAAGGTGATTGGTTTGGAAATGGGTGCAGATGATTATATCACTAAGCCGTTCTCGAATCGTGAATTGGTTGCCCGCGTAAAGGCAAACTTACGTAACCGTCACACAACGAGCCAGTCAGATGATCCAGCAGTTAACCAAGAAGACATTCAGCTTGGCAACTTAATTATCCATACAAAGACTTATATGGTCACAAAGGATGGTGTTGACCTCGAATTGACCCATCGTGAATTTGAGTTACTCTCATATATGGCACAACATATTGGTCAAGTCATGAACCGTGAAAACTTACTTCGTCAGGTATGGGGTTATGACTACTTTGGCGATGTTCGTGCAGTTGATGTGACCGTTCGTCGTTTACGTGAAAAGATTGAAGATGTACCATCACATCCAGTTTGGTTAGGAACAAGACGTGGTGTTGGTTATTACCTCTCATCTGGTAAGAACCAAAATAAATAA
- a CDS encoding phosphoketolase — MVDYNSKEYLELVDKWWRATNYLSAGMIFLKSNPLFSVTKTPIQAEDVKVKPIGHWGTISGQTFLYAHANRLINKYDLNMFYIGGPGHGGQVMVTNAYLDGEYTADYPEVTQDLKGMSTLFKRFSFPGGIGSHMTAQTPGSLHEGGELGYSLSHAFGAVLDNPDQIAFAVVGDGEAETGPSMTSWHSIKFLNAKNDGAVLPILDLNGFKISNPTVFSRMSDEEIKNFFAGLGYSARFIENADIHDYMAYHEKAADIFDTAIEDIQAIQKDARENGKYEDGTIPAWPVIIARLPKGWGGPTHDQAGMPIENSFRAHQVPLPLAQGKLDTLPQFEEWMNSYKPEELFNADGSLKDELKAIAPKGDKRMSANPIANGGRKRGEDLKDLDLPDWRDYVNDINADNRGTILPDGNRNMDMFTLSNYLEKVMQMNPKSFRVFGPDETMSNRLWSLFDTTNRQWMEEVKNPNDQYEAPEGRILDAQLSEHQAEGWLEGYTLTGRVGIFASYESFLRVVDSMITQHFKWLRHASEQAWRNDYPSLNLISTSTAFQQDHNGYTHQDPGMLTHLAEKKSDFIRQYLPADGNSTLAVMERAFSEHSKVNHMVISKQPRQQWFSAAEAEVLATEGLKVIDWASTAPSADVDITFASAGTEPTIETLAALWLVNQEFPEVKFRYVNVVELLRLQKKSESAGNDERELSDDEFNKFFQADTPVIFGFHGYEDLVESFFFERKFRGDVFVHGYREDGDITTTYDMRVYSHLDRFHQAKEAVAVLADRGAVDQAAADTFITKMDDILAKHLKVTREEGRDIEEFTKWQWSALK; from the coding sequence ATGGTTGATTACAACTCAAAAGAGTACTTGGAACTTGTTGATAAGTGGTGGCGTGCAACCAACTATTTGTCAGCTGGGATGATTTTTTTGAAGTCAAACCCATTGTTCTCAGTAACTAAGACGCCTATTCAAGCTGAAGATGTTAAGGTTAAGCCAATCGGACACTGGGGAACTATCTCAGGTCAAACATTCTTGTATGCTCATGCTAACCGTTTGATCAACAAGTATGACTTGAACATGTTCTACATCGGTGGCCCTGGTCACGGTGGCCAAGTGATGGTTACGAACGCTTACCTTGATGGTGAATATACTGCTGATTACCCAGAAGTTACTCAAGACTTGAAGGGTATGTCAACTTTGTTCAAGCGCTTCTCATTCCCAGGTGGAATTGGTTCACACATGACTGCCCAAACTCCAGGTTCATTGCATGAAGGTGGAGAATTGGGTTACTCATTGTCACACGCATTCGGTGCCGTTTTGGACAACCCTGACCAAATCGCTTTTGCCGTTGTTGGTGATGGTGAAGCTGAAACTGGCCCATCAATGACTTCATGGCATTCAATCAAGTTCTTGAATGCTAAGAATGATGGTGCTGTTTTGCCAATCTTGGATTTGAACGGATTTAAGATTTCAAACCCAACTGTCTTCTCACGTATGTCAGATGAAGAAATCAAGAACTTCTTTGCAGGTCTTGGTTACTCAGCCCGTTTCATTGAAAACGCAGACATCCATGACTACATGGCTTACCACGAAAAGGCTGCTGATATCTTTGATACTGCTATTGAAGACATCCAAGCTATCCAAAAGGATGCCCGTGAAAATGGTAAGTATGAAGATGGTACAATTCCTGCATGGCCAGTGATCATTGCTCGCTTGCCAAAGGGTTGGGGTGGACCTACCCATGACCAAGCTGGAATGCCAATCGAAAACTCATTCCGTGCCCACCAAGTTCCATTGCCTTTGGCACAAGGAAAGTTGGACACATTGCCACAATTCGAAGAATGGATGAATTCATATAAGCCTGAAGAATTGTTTAACGCTGATGGTTCATTGAAGGATGAATTGAAGGCTATTGCTCCTAAGGGTGACAAGCGGATGTCAGCTAACCCAATCGCTAACGGTGGTCGTAAGCGCGGTGAAGATCTTAAGGATCTTGACTTGCCAGACTGGCGCGATTACGTAAACGACATCAACGCTGACAACCGTGGAACGATCTTGCCAGATGGTAACCGCAACATGGACATGTTCACTTTGTCAAACTACCTTGAAAAGGTAATGCAAATGAACCCTAAGTCATTCCGTGTCTTTGGTCCTGATGAAACAATGTCAAACCGTTTGTGGTCATTGTTTGATACTACTAACCGTCAATGGATGGAAGAAGTTAAGAACCCTAACGACCAATACGAAGCACCAGAAGGCCGTATCTTGGATGCTCAATTGTCAGAGCACCAAGCTGAAGGTTGGCTTGAAGGTTATACTTTGACTGGTCGTGTTGGAATCTTCGCTTCATACGAATCATTCTTGCGCGTTGTCGACTCAATGATTACTCAGCACTTCAAGTGGTTGCGTCACGCATCAGAACAAGCATGGCGTAATGACTACCCATCATTGAACTTGATTTCTACTTCAACTGCTTTCCAGCAGGACCACAACGGTTACACTCACCAGGATCCTGGTATGTTGACTCACTTGGCCGAAAAGAAGTCAGACTTCATCCGCCAATACTTGCCAGCCGATGGTAACTCAACTTTGGCAGTGATGGAACGCGCCTTCAGCGAACACTCAAAGGTTAACCACATGGTTATCTCAAAGCAACCACGTCAACAGTGGTTCTCAGCTGCTGAAGCTGAAGTGTTGGCTACTGAAGGTTTGAAGGTTATCGATTGGGCATCTACTGCACCATCAGCTGATGTGGATATCACATTTGCTTCTGCTGGTACAGAACCAACAATTGAAACTTTGGCCGCATTGTGGTTGGTTAACCAGGAATTCCCTGAAGTTAAGTTCCGCTATGTTAACGTTGTTGAATTGCTTCGTTTGCAGAAGAAGTCAGAATCAGCCGGAAACGACGAACGTGAATTATCAGATGACGAATTTAACAAGTTCTTCCAAGCTGATACACCAGTTATCTTCGGATTCCACGGATACGAAGACTTGGTTGAATCATTCTTCTTCGAGCGTAAGTTCCGCGGTGACGTCTTTGTTCACGGATACCGTGAAGATGGTGACATCACAACTACTTACGATATGCGCGTTTACTCACACCTTGATCGTTTCCACCAAGCTAAGGAAGCTGTTGCTGTCCTTGCAGACCGTGGTGCGGTTGACCAAGCTGCTGCTGATACATTCATCACTAAGATGGATGACATCTTGGCAAAGCACTTGAAGGTGACCCGTGAAGAAGGTCGCGATATCGAAGAATTCACTAAGTGGCAATGGTCTGCTTTGAAGTAA
- a CDS encoding deoxynucleoside kinase — MIVLAGTIGAGKTSLTEILAKHLGGRAYYESVDNNPILPLFYQDPKKYSFLLQVYFLNTRLDQIHEGQKEKNAVMDRSIFEDALLFQLNADLGRATQTEVDIYKDLVNNVLEEVSEENKTKTPDLLIHVRVSLETMLARIKKRGRPYEQIEQDPDLYQYYADLNARYDAWFDQYDRSPKLQINGDELNFVKDATAKERVLALVDQKLAELATDK; from the coding sequence ATGATTGTATTAGCCGGGACAATTGGTGCTGGAAAAACCAGTTTGACAGAGATTTTAGCAAAACATTTGGGTGGTCGCGCCTACTATGAAAGTGTGGATAACAACCCAATTTTGCCACTCTTTTACCAGGACCCCAAGAAATACAGTTTCTTGCTCCAAGTTTACTTTTTGAACACCCGGTTGGACCAGATTCACGAGGGACAAAAAGAGAAGAATGCGGTCATGGATCGGTCAATTTTTGAAGATGCCCTACTTTTCCAGCTCAATGCTGATTTAGGTCGAGCAACGCAGACCGAAGTCGACATTTATAAGGATTTGGTCAATAATGTCTTGGAAGAAGTTTCAGAGGAAAACAAGACGAAAACGCCGGATTTGTTAATCCATGTTCGCGTTTCGTTGGAGACAATGTTAGCTCGAATTAAGAAGCGCGGTCGTCCTTACGAGCAGATTGAGCAGGACCCAGACTTGTACCAATACTATGCGGACCTAAATGCTCGCTATGATGCTTGGTTCGACCAATACGACCGTTCCCCAAAGCTCCAAATTAATGGTGATGAGCTTAACTTTGTTAAGGATGCCACTGCTAAGGAGCGGGTTTTGGCCCTTGTTGATCAAAAGCTAGCAGAATTGGCTACCGACAAGTAA